CTTTCCCCTTCATTTTCTTATCTTTGCTTTCTGTTCTGGATTAATAATAGTCCTAACTTTGGTAATACCTTTGGTGGGCCATTGGCACACAATGAATCCACAAGGACACTTTTTCCCATTCAGTTTAAAACAAGTCCCAGCTACACAGACACTTGCAGAATCACACAACACTTGTACACATGCAGTCATACACCGCCATGTTTTCTAACTGGCATGGGTCTATTTTCCATCCCTCAGGTGCAATATGTACTGTCTTTCTTTTATCCTCTCTCTTACTCCCCCAGTCACGTTTGTACAAGTTCAGTTTTATGTAAATTGCCCTACCTTTTTCCTCCTAGGTGAAACATTGGCCCATGCAGCCAGAATGCAAGTAGAGTCACTCTTCTTTGTCTCAGTCACCATATAAGGTCAAAGTAGTCCCAGGTCTTGGCACATAGGCACATTCCAAACCCAATGACTTCAgtttattttcagtatttttatatattgtctTTTCAAGTTGTATTACTTCGTGTGGAAATCCAGGAAAGGCTGGTGTTGAGCCAACGAGGTACTTTGAGAGTGTCATTGGTGCACATGGGCAATAGGTCTTTTTGATCATCTTGCATAAATAGTTCCCATATAAAAGGTGGCTCCTCCATCTTTCGTTATCCCAGGTTATTCCCCATCTATTAAGAGAACAGGGATAACAGTGAATGCAGTGAACAGTTCATGAACCTATTTCCGTCTGTCATTTAGTGTCAATATTATGAGGGACAGTGCTAAGTATGTTCTGCTTTTATTAAAGACACTTACATTTAACCAGTATACCAATAAAGGTAGGACCAAATTCAGTAGTATTTAAAATAGAATTACAATCAATAGCAATCATAGTTGTATTACActttattgtgtatatataaagcAATGAACATTAGCTTGTCCACCAAAATTTATTTTCACAGCTTAAACGCAGACACTATGTTAAACATTCATTGTTTGGGAATAAAAACTACTTTCAGTTATACAAACTACTTAATTATTTCTGTAATAATTAGAATATACAtgattgttttttatatatatatatatatatttcaaagaCTTATTTCCATTTTCAAACTGACTGAACAAACTCTTAAttcaaaatcaaacatttcGTAATACCTAAATACCTATGAGTTTAAACATCTGATCATTTTTATGGCTCAGAAAGTTCCAAAGAGATTGTTCTTTCCTATTTAAGTCTCTAATTGTACTGTACTCTCATAAGTGTACTATATACTGCTGCGTCTGATTGACTCAAACAATACAGgatttatattttaaacagctggctttttgtaatgtaatttaaacCTCTGATTCCCCTAATACGTCTACTACTTAAGTTGTTTACACACCTAACGCTACTTATGCCTTTGTTCATATCTCTTTCCCATCCACGCTGCAAGTATCATCCTTGCAGTGATAGACTACCTCAAAGCGGCTGTAGACCTTCTTTTCCTTCCTCAAACTCTCCATCCTCTTCAGCAATCCCTCCCGCTCCTGGACGTTGCCTGAGGGACGCAGAAATCGATTTTTCTTGATGGCGTTCTGTCCCTCCAGCCCCTTCTCCCCATCATCACTTTCTTTGTCCCCTCCTGTTTCTTCTCGCTCCAGTCGGTTTTTCTGGCTGTTGGCCGAGATCTGCTCTAGAATGACTTTGGTGTCATCTCGTAGGTTGCTACTGAACAGTACAGAGCTGCCCGGGGCCTGGTATCGAGATGGGCCTGATATGCCGGTTGATGttttgtgattggctgtagtTTGCTCGGCAGTGGTAGATTCTTTATCTCTAGCTGATGAACTCAGCTTTTTGCTTATATCTTCAGTGATCTCTCTGACCGTGCTCATGCCCTTATCGTCTCCTGAAGATTTCCTCTCTTTATCCTTGGGCCCCAGTAATCCCTTTAGCCTCTGCGTCTGCTTCTTCAAGAAGTCGAGTGTCTTCCCCTCACCCTTTCCCTCACCAAGTGTGTTGATGGATGTATTAGATCCCATAACTTTTTGCAATCCTTCCCTGGAATCATCACGTAGCAGAGTTGAAGAACTTTGAGAGCGACTCTTTTTCAGTTCACTCTTCTCTGCATCAGTAGCGTCTCTGGTCAGAATCTCTTCATCACAGGAGATCCGACGGGGATTCAGTCCTTTGAACTTTAACGGATCCCTCCTGAAGATCTTAGGTGAAGGAAGGGGCTTTAGAGACTTGAATATATCCTTCTTTTGACCATCTGATGCATTTTCCTCTTTTGGAAGTGGAGTTGTCTCTGAAGGCTTCAGGTAGCTTGCAGAAGGCTTTAGTATGGGTGGTTTTGAGGAACTAAATGAAGATCTGCGAGTGAGCTCTGCCAATTTTGCAGATATGTCTATCTTCTTTGGTTCAGGTTCTGCTGAACTAACAGTTGGGATGTTTGGAGTCATTGCAGGTTTTTGGGGAGGTTTATCAGAAAGGTCTGGCTTTTTTTCAGCAGGCTCTGGGGCTTTGAGCGATGACTCTGTCTCCATTTTTGAGGCTTTTCTTTTGGCCGCCAGGTCTTTGAAATACTGCAGTCTATTTGCTGGGTCATTCATGTTCATAGATAATAATGTTGTGACATCAGATTTCTCAAAAGTTGGTGTCGTCTTTACCTCTTCGTTGGTTTTCTGAGGTTCTTCTTTTGCTTTAATCTCATCTTTTAATCGAATCTCCGTTTCCTCTTGCTGTCGccctttctcctctttttctttccccttctccctttctttctccttaTCTCTTTCCTCAGCCTTCTTTCTCCACTCAAAAGGCTCACGAGACAATGACCTCCTCTTCTCTAGGATCTGGGCCACAATCGAGGAAGTGCGCACTGAGTTTAACTCCTCGTCTTCCTCTGTGGCTGGTTTTAGGCCCAGGCTACCACTGTGCATCTCTGCCTTGGACGATGTGAATATAAGCGAGGAACGCAGACGAGAGTTACGTTGAAGTAGTGGATTAACCCGTGTACGGAATGATTCATGTTTGGACAGGAAGAGATCTGGAGTCTCTTTCACCTCCACATCCACACCCACCTCCCTTGCTGCACccctctctggctctctctcccattccttctcagcctccctccctcttttctccAGTACAAATGGCTTCAAGTCACTGACTGACGGTAGCAGATccttggttgttgttgttggggcagagTCTCGACTGTTGCTCTCAGGTAACACAGGCTTTCCAAACCGTGGTCTCAAGATATCTGGTCTGGGTTTGGGGGGAACGTTCGGTGGCTCCTTTATTCCAAAGCGGGGAGCTGAGTTTTCAGTGCCAGTTGGCTGCTGAGATGGCAGAGGATCTTCAAATGCATCAGGCCCCAAAGGCTGAGTCACGCTTTCTTCTCCACTGTCCTCATAAGTGCTAAGATAGGAATGGATTCTCCAACTCCTCATGCCTTGCTTAGCATCTGCATCTTCAGCATTCTCTTGATCAGGTTGTTTGGCAAATGGTTTCTTCTCTGGTGGGTGGGGCTGTGTGGGTGAGCTCTGGCAGGCATACGCCTGACCTATGGTTGGTCTCCTATTGGTGGAATCTCCTCCATACCTTCCAGCTAATGGAGGTGCCTGGCACCCCTCAGGTCCTCTCAAGTCCTCAGATGAAAAGTATTCTCGGTTATAGTTTCCAGGTGGAGGCTCCCGATCTGAGCGAAAGCTTGAATCTGAATACTGGTCAATGGAGAGTTGTGGAGGACGACCTCGAAGTCTGTCGTAGTGTCCCTTGCCAGAACCCGGCCCAGGCCCTTCATTGTAGTAATGGCTAGTTTGGGTCTGCTCCCTGTGAAGAGAATACGGAGGTTCTTAATTATTTgattataaatgtattattatgtgtaaatacatatactgtactcACATAAGGTGGCGATATATGTGATGATTCTAAATAATTCAGATTCCAAACAGTTTACATTAAAGGGTTAACTACCTGTGAAAGTCTGTCTCGTCCAAATTATTCATGACTCTGTGCTTCATGTATTGCCTCGAAGATGAGTAGTTTTCCTGGGTTCCCTCTGCATAGCTATGCCTCTTGAAGCCACTGGTACTTATCTCCATCTGCCTGGAAACTATGGACCTTCCCTGCTCCAGGAACGACTGCTGCAGACGAAACTGTTGCTGGGAATACTTTCCTATTGTAATTCCTGCCCCAGGTTCAACAGTGTGACGAAATGGATCGTTCCTCCGGAAAGGAAGTGCAAGGTTACGATCAGAGTCTCCATAGGGGAAGGCAGAGGGAATCTCAGGCTGCCTTCGGTAACCTGTGGGGTTACGCAAAGACTGGGTCCTCTTTAAACCGAACTGGCCGCCTAAGTAACTGCTGGAGTCAAAGAGAGCAAGTGCTCCATCAGATGGGTCAATAACTAAAGGCTCTGACTGAGCAAAGAGAATGCGAAACTCTTCATCAAAGGTGGCAACCAGCTCCCCGAGGAAGAGGTGGGCGATGCAGCGGTGGATCTTCTCATAGGACCACATGAAACTGtaagaaaataagaaagaaTGGAGGAGGCAATTAAAGTACTGGCATTTACAGATTGAATGAATGAGTCTCAGGGatttaatgaaaacaaatgacTCACCTGTAGTTGCCACTGAGTACAGCTTTGCAGTCAGCCAGTAGGAAACGATCTTTCACCTGCCCCTTAAATGATTTCCCCGTACGGGAATAATAGGTTATTCCTGCCACAGTCCTGACACGTAACATCTGTAAAACCAAATTTCAATCATGTTATGGGCACACTTAATGGAAATGATGTgttataaataagtaaataacacAAATGCCAAAGGATAGACAACAGTGAGCCCAGTATTTTtgagaaaatgtaatgaaaaggCAATCTCACAGGATGTTGGTCCAAGTTGACTTTGCAGTTGAAGACCATAGAGACAAAGTGATGGACTTCCTGCTCATCCAGTAGAATATAAACCGGAACGTGGCGTGCTGCTGCGTCCAAGAGGTCCGCAAAAAGGTCAACATCTGTAAACTTGTCCATCACCACAGCAATAACCTGAAGCAGAACAGCAAACACAAGAAAACTAGTCAAAGTTCAGTCTGTGTAATATGGTCTttattagtttagttttataattattttaactgAATAGGTAATATAAAATTGCAAAACGTGAACATTTACATAATTTGAAAGAACTTTGGCCTTGGCTGTTTATCAgcaatggaaaataaaacactgGACATTATGCTCTCAACCATATAACTGAAACAAAATGGGCATTTAACTACACTTATCAGCAATACAATGTACGTTAATCTCTCCTAAATTTACACAATACACATGGCATAGAAAGATGAATGACTCCTGTCTCAGAACCTGTCTTCTATATGCATGTTGAAACACTGGTATGCCAGAACACAGGAGAGACACACttttaatgttacagtaaaCAAGACAAACATGTACTCtatacacaaagacagaaatggaGGACAGCCAATGACACGGCCCACATCAACAGGTTTGACTGCCTGACATTTGGcatgtttattttgtgttaattatattttgaatttaGCTAAAGGCCTGCCAGTAAGAAATTCATATGCAAGGGAGTGGTGGCAAAGTTGGCAGTGGCAGATAAAAAGTAAGATTAAACTAACAATGAGATGAGAGAATACTGATATGGTAGTATGAACTGGTGTGTTAATTTATTACAGCATAGGTTTCCCACCCATTCACTTTTAGATTAGCTATGAAAAAGTATGGCATGTGCGTAGAAACAAAAGCATTGGTGGCATTTTTCACCATTACGCGGTACGTGCACTATAATAGGTTGGAATTTATGTACGTAGAATGCTTTGATCTTATCCTCAGATGCCATTTTTTTCAGAATTACCTGCGGAAAGCGAACCGGATATGTAGGTTTAAGTTTCCCATCTCTGCCTTTTACTTACCTGGCGTGCATTCTTAATGAGTCTCCTGGCCTGCTGCTTGATGGTTGGCATGTCTGGGTCGGAGGGGTTGACTAGAGTGGTGACCTCTGTGGGCCCCATGAAGCTTTGCTGTGGCAGCGGCCAGCCCAGGTCCAGCCCCGGGGCAGCCAGGTCGGACTGCATCGGCCAGTAGGTGTCGGAGGAGCCATCAGCATCCTGACATCCCTCATGGAATGTCAGCTCTGGGACGCTGGAGGTCTGGTTGGGCGTCTGGATTGTTGACTTAATGAATTCAATTTCCGACTGTGCCAGGAAACCGACCACATCCGCGGACTGGAGGAACTCATGGTAACCCTGTTGTGACAGGAGACGCACTCAAATTCATGACATCATTAaaccaacatgacatcatgacttcacgtaaacatacacgcccactttcttaagccaagtggcgtgttatctgtacacattttgagctatccgcgtgtatgtccatactgtatacagaggacgtaaacatacacgccacttggtgtgttatcgcgagaagaaagctacggttgggtttaggaaacgtgacacgcaggttgggttttaggaaaagaacaacgaaATTGGATTTAGTAAAAGAACAAAGCAACGTTTAAgattaggaaacgtgacacgcgggacacgatccccggtctcctgggtgaaagtcctgtgggtgaaagtcctgtgttttacccatcctccaccccgaccagcctccctatgcggattttcgccctttcatactactcgctacggcgtaaattcacacgcaatcgcaaggtaatgtaactcaatggaggccaaacagcgttgataagcacgctaaaaagcgagtatgcgccttgataacacgccaataattggagtgtcatacatacgccatttcTGTAAGATCAGTCTGATTAAACCAATGTATCCGTCTTTttgaagtatttaaaaaaaaaatccattacatacacacataaaaacacacaagtaGAAACATTTTGTGTTACCTGTATGTCATTTTCTATCAAAGCATCAATAGCTAGGCGGTACTCCTCGCGGTAATGTGGGGGCAGGTAGTTTGGGTCGAGGGGGTTATCGCCAATCGATGAACTCTGAGATCGATGTGCCATGGTTGGAGAGAGGggtgaggtcaaaggtcagggcCTGGGTGAGGAGAGATAAGGGAGGAGGAATTTAAACCtgtgcagaaagaaagaaaagctcagtgagagaaaacatttaaaaatgtgatgcacaatgctcttatcaactcattaatatttgtatttgttcagGTGTCTGTACAGTTTGAGTGTTTTAGAGAAATACAATTACAGGTTTCTTAGAGCAAACAGTTACATATTGCCATGTGTTTAATCACATTGCTTTTGTAGATGCAACTAGATAAGACACTACTCTTCGATCAGTGATATACAATACTCATAATTCAACTAAATATTCCTCAGGGTGGTGAGAGGAAGAATGCTTTATGTCAGGATACACAAGTAGAAAGATTACCTATAACCCCTTACACAAAGAGTCTATTGTTGCTGAGTCAAATGGCTGTGCAGTAAGTTTAATGAGTATGCACACCTTAACCGGCACACAATACCACATGCTTATACTCTGGCAGGAGTTAATAGTTGTGACAGATCTCCCCAGAAAAAAACTAATTCCCAGCCGAGGGCCACGTTTCTAAGTTTACAAGGCAAATGAATGCAGTGCGTGCAGGTTCTGCTATGAATCACTAATAAATAAGTTGAGGTTgatggtttgtttttattattgccattaatatttcattatatttattatacatatattatacaaATACATAAAGTAAATGTGGCACACTAAACTTAAAATAACTGTTGACAACGTATGTCATAATATTTGACTGGATGACCTTggacaataataaacaatacaaagacATAGTTTGCAACTTCTTTAGACAAAATACTTAACCCCAATGCATCATCATTTTCTGTCTTCTGTTGTTCACCATAAACTCAATTTTATAGTTAGACTGTGATTGAAAGATAACATAACTTCTTATTTACAGCATCACACACTGCTTAACTGCCCTTTTTTTGTAAAGTTAGAGTTGTATTCAGCAACTAAATATCCTGCTTGTGATAGCCCCAATGATTAACTGAAATTCAATCTGGCTTGGGAGAAAATTACATAAGGTAAGAACAACAGGATATCAAAAATACAATGGGAGTGAAGTGAGAGAAAGGGAGGTGAGAGGGAGAGGTGGGAAAGGCATTTAGAGGTGTATAGACAGGTTCTCTCATATCTCTGCTCAGTAAATCTTCATGCTGGTGCGTCATGCTTCAAGTTGCTACTCAGTCCTCAACCTTTAAAAAATCTGGTTCagtcataacacacacacacacattgatttaGGCGAGCATGAGTATCCTATTAGCTGTGCCATGACTTGTACTGCCTTTAACTTAATTTGAGGTAGTGAAAGGAAAATTGTAAATATCACTTTGTGAATGTGCAATAACGGATTGTTTAAATGAGAAAGAGAGGGTGGAGAGAGTTTAGGATTCACTTTGCAGATTCACAGACTTTAAGAGCCAAGTTCAACATTATTCACATAATTTCATCCGTGGATGAATCGATTTATTAGATACCAATTCTCTCACTCTAAGCCCAAAAGAGGCAATCAGCCACCACCGAAAAAACAAGATAGATGGAAGGCATAGACAACTTAGTTGGACAAATAGAAACTGTACAACAAAGGAGGATATAATAATTAGAGTTGCAGCGAACGctttttttcattatcaattaatctgcagattattttttacAAGTAATCAATTTATTATTAGGCCATCCAATAGTTTGTCTGCCCACACTTTAAAACATAAAGATGTTCAGTTTATGATCACAtaagaaaaagagaagcagCAAATGCTCACAACTGAGAAGCTGTAACAAGGCAATGTCTGGTGTTTTTGCTAGAAAAAAATAGTTGGTTAACATATAAAAATGCTGATTAATTTCCAAATAATTAACTACTACTTTCAGCTCTAATAACAATAGCTGGTTCGATCCACTTTGTTTAGTATATGTTTTGCCATCATTATTTGGCATCTGTTAATCTGCTTTCAAAAGATGAAGTAGACTATCACTGACAAGGCTGGATTCCATCCCACAACACAGTCCTGTGTTGTTATGCACCATCAGCTGAGCCAGCCGGGACACCCCCTCGTTGATATTTAATGTGGCGCTGACAGCTGCACACTGGACGGGTCATCTGATGGGGGAGAATTGGGTTAAACAATTCAAGTATCCAAAGTAAGCTGGTGAAACTCTTTAATATCAGGAATATACATGTGTTCCTTCTGCACATTGCAGCTGTGGTTGAAACAGGAAGTGTTCTTGACTGTGGATATACTGTATCACCATGGAAACGTACAGTCTTAGGAACTATGGTTGATTGACAGCCTGGCTAACCTGGGGTTGGAGTGGGAGGGTGAGCAGACGTTTTGTAAGGTTGTACCTGctttagaagtgtgtgtgtgtgtgtgtgtgagagagacacgTGTTTTCTGTAAACTTCCACACACACTTGAGAGATTGGGGGTGATAGCAAAGGGCCCCAAGTCCTAACCTGCAATCACTTGGAGACACTGGTTTACTCAGAGGCCTGGTGAGTCACCGGGTAGCCCGGCCTGGCCTTGCCTAGGGATAACTTGCAACATAAATGTCTGTGGTGATTCATCTGATGGCAAAATGTCTGACATCCTGTTTCCTTACTCAGTTTGAGCCATAGAAATTGGGCCTTTGTGGTGTGCTGTTCCCATTTAAAAGTTCCATAGTGGGCAGGGAGTCGTGTTAGACACACACGTTGCTTGCATGGAATAATTTTACTCCTGccaagtttctaaaatgggaaaAATCTACTAAAAAACTACTTtgatgcattttgttttgttctttattttttaaagaaatctaGCCGACTGAGGCTTGATCTGTATATAAGTGAATTGTGCTGAGGCAGCAGTTATGTGTATACCTGAGGACTTGTGATAACAGCCATGAACTGAGAGATGTGCACCTGCCTGTGCTCGTCATAATGTTTAAACCTCTGAAAAGTCAGCTACCATGTGTGACAACACAACAACagccacaaacaaaaacacagcgaGTACGTTTCAAATTATGAAATAGTTAGAAATGCTGTCAGTGCCTTTCagttagaaaaataaagagttGTGCATCTAACGttaattttcattatcgattaactCCACCGTAGAGGAACACAGCGAACCAATGCAAATGGACCCTGAGGTGAATATGAGCTATCAAGCAAACCATTATTTGTCACATTTATGTTATCCCATCATCAGCTCAGCTAAGTGCGTGACTCAAGAACGCATTAGCACTAAACAGAGCCCTGGGGTTTCTCATTCACCCTCCTGACATCTGGGTTAGTGCAGAATGAAGCAACAGAATAACACAATGTAAGATGCATGGCACCTCACCTGGCTGACTGCTCGGATATTCAAACAAATATTGCTGCTTTGTTTGTTGTTATAGCAACTTCAGTAAGCATTAAACAGTAGATAGTGACATGATGATAGGGAACTTGCTTTCTCTGTTACTCCCTTAGTTATAACCCTTTCTGTTACCCACACAAGGACCAGCCTGCCCTAAATGCACCATTAACAAAGCCAGTTTGAAACACTAAACCACCACAGTGTAGGCAGGCAGCAATCGACTGCAGCTCCTCAAGGCCGATAAACCCAATATGCTGATGTGTCCAATGTTTGCTCACTAAGCATGTGAATGGCTCATTCTCAGCATTCCTGCCATCAGAAGAGCGAGAGAAATAATAAGCGAAGAGCTGAGAGAAGAACATTTTTTATCTGTCTCAACATGTGAACCAGAGAAACAAGCCTGAGGAGACACAAACTATCAAGTACAAACtccaaaacatattttcagttttctgtcttgtctcccaCACACGCATCTGAACACTCTAGCACTATGATTGATCTGGCATAGCTCTTCGGTCCGATTCATTTTCTGCAATAATTCGGTGTGAATGTAGTTATAAAAGAATACCTGAAAACAGGTTTGGAGGGATGAGCCACTCATCTCCTGATGTTCCTGTCAGGACCTTTCAATGCCACTTTCGGcagattaacacacacaaacacagagcacaACTTGTCTTTCTGTATAACATCACACCTCAGGGTGACTGTTGAATCACAAAAGACAGCTCAAGGTCAGGttaatgtatactgtatgtgaggaCAAAAGGCAGCGCCTATCCTCCCTTTTTCTAGCTGGGTTTTACATAGCAGCGCTGCTAGAAAATCAGGTCCACTGAGGTCCTCGTCATCTGTTCCAACTGCCTTAAGATGTCTGTGGTTATCTTGAGTGGAAAACCCAacaataaaagcataaaaatgcTTCTACTTTGCTTCTTCACTCCCCCAGAAGCGTGATATTGCTCATACATGAATTACTACCACGGACAATGATCCCTTGTAACACATACAATGCAAACAAAGCTATGAATGGGATGCAGCCCTGGCCATATGGCTGGTGTGACAAGATGAAATCTATAATAAGAAGCACACATGCAGAGACGGGCCACAAAAAAAAGCTTGCACTACAAACTTTCCCCCTCAAATTACAAACACATGTTGGATTATTCCTATCCAGTGAGTCACTTTGACTGAATCAAGGCAAAGCCTGTCAAGGTAAAGTTTGAATGAAAACTTTACTTGTTTGGGTCATTGCTGCAAACAAAAttgatctgtgtgtgtaataaagATACTATGAGAGTCTATAGATCAACATATGTAGGAGACGACATGTGCAGGGTGTCTTCCTTGCTCAACACACAAGGCTCCATGCATAGAGGACAATAACTTTGTATTACCTCACCAATTATCTTTAAATTACAGACATGTCAAGTTAGCCTTATGACATGACCTGCAATCCGTACAGGGCATTGTGCAACCGATGCATTAGACATGCTTGTCTCTGCCTTTCAGGCATTATTTATTACCCCTTGTTCCCTACAATGCAGTGCAGACAAAAATCTACacagtaaaaacagtaaaaaaaaataaataataataagtagctgttttccctctttcttgAATGTATTCAAAGGACAGGAGAAAGAGCAGCACAGTTTGTCAGTGCCAGCCTTCTGTGTGCTTAGACAATAACAATACTGTTCAGGTTTTGCAATGCACAGCTGCAGGTACCTGGATGACTTAATCCTTTATAAACTTCAGGCTACGGGTGAGGAAAGTAACCAGCATTTCACTTTTTTATTCCACCCACATGAAGTAATGAATAGAATAGACACAACTAGGAGATATTAAACCAGGACAGGACACAATAGAATAGAAAATAAGGATAGAGGCTAATAAAACAGGACACAATATAATAGAATAAAGCAATATACAACAAGAATACAATAATAAAGAATAAGTATAAAGTATGAATTAGAATACAACACAGTAAATAATAGTGTACTAggataggctacatttacagtagCCTAAAAGATAAAACAGGACAGAACACAACAGAATAGACCCTCTGTACATATGGTTCTTTTGTCCCATTTGCACTCGCAAACCTTTATTTCCACTCCATACCTCTTAACTTTGCGGCAGAActtgtctcctctctttgtACCGACGGGTAGACTATCTCTCTCCCCAGTGAAACCGCCGATGTGCATGCGTTCCCTTCCCGTCGGCGCGTCACATTCCTCAGATCGGGCTACAACTCCACCCAAACCTCCTTTGTGCACCCTCCACTGCCAGCCTGCGAAGAAAGGAGACGCGAGGCCACACGGACTCCAGGCCCGGGCTGAGTGCTTCACTCGGCGGGGTGTGATCCTCCAGAGCCACCGCCACTATACGGCACAGAGCAGCGCGGTGAATGAGGAAGGAGCGGGACAACTCCTGCTAGGCAGGGCTTTCCCACCGGTGTGACTCCTCCCAAACCCGTTGATCACTGAGAACAGAAGATCATTGGAAGCTCACTCCCAGTGGCATATTTCAAAAGTGTTGGCCTTTATGTCATGGCTACTAATTGGTGTTTTATCTAGCCCCAAAACTCTTTAAATGTGCCAATTTGGGCCAACAGCCAACCCATTGGTCCAATAAATCACCCTTCTAGCACTCACTCTTTAGACTGTCTTGTCTTTACACTGTTTTGCACTGGTTTTATCTTGCACTTTATATTGCTGCCTTGTTGCTACCTGCTGCTTACTGATGTCATCTCTACTGTGTACTGGATGGGTTGACACTAAAGTTATCTGGAAGAGTGGAAGTGTCAGGCAGCAGTTAAAAGCTGCACTATTTCATTTCTTCCTcatacaaatgaaataattCACAGTCAATAAAACGCACAATTTACCTTTACCATTATCCCAAAATAATTTGCCCCTTTTTAGCAAAAGTTGTAGGCTCACTTTGGTTTCTTTGGAGACTATGTTCCCCACTGAAACATTATGTAAATGAGTCACCTGCTGTTTT
Above is a window of Sander vitreus isolate 19-12246 chromosome 14, sanVit1, whole genome shotgun sequence DNA encoding:
- the fam83hb gene encoding protein FAM83H isoform X2, whose protein sequence is MAHRSQSSSIGDNPLDPNYLPPHYREEYRLAIDALIENDIQGYHEFLQSADVVGFLAQSEIEFIKSTIQTPNQTSSVPELTFHEGCQDADGSSDTYWPMQSDLAAPGLDLGWPLPQQSFMGPTEVTTLVNPSDPDMPTIKQQARRLIKNARQVIAVVMDKFTDVDLFADLLDAAARHVPVYILLDEQEVHHFVSMVFNCKVNLDQHPMLRVRTVAGITYYSRTGKSFKGQVKDRFLLADCKAVLSGNYSFMWSYEKIHRCIAHLFLGELVATFDEEFRILFAQSEPLVIDPSDGALALFDSSSYLGGQFGLKRTQSLRNPTGYRRQPEIPSAFPYGDSDRNLALPFRRNDPFRHTVEPGAGITIGKYSQQQFRLQQSFLEQGRSIVSRQMEISTSGFKRHSYAEGTQENYSSSRQYMKHRVMNNLDETDFHREQTQTSHYYNEGPGPGSGKGHYDRLRGRPPQLSIDQYSDSSFRSDREPPPGNYNREYFSSEDLRGPEGCQAPPLAGRYGGDSTNRRPTIGQAYACQSSPTQPHPPEKKPFAKQPDQENAEDADAKQGMRSWRIHSYLSTYEDSGEESVTQPLGPDAFEDPLPSQQPTGTENSAPRFGIKEPPNVPPKPRPDILRPRFGKPVLPESNSRDSAPTTTTKDLLPSVSDLKPFVLEKRGREAEKEWEREPERGAAREVGVDVEVKETPDLFLSKHESFRTRVNPLLQRNSRLRSSLIFTSSKAEMHSGSLGLKPATEEDEELNSVRTSSIVAQILEKRRSLSREPFEWRKKAEERDKEKEREKGKEKEEKGRQQEETEIRLKDEIKAKEEPQKTNEEVKTTPTFEKSDVTTLLSMNMNDPANRLQYFKDLAAKRKASKMETESSLKAPEPAEKKPDLSDKPPQKPAMTPNIPTVSSAEPEPKKIDISAKLAELTRRSSFSSSKPPILKPSASYLKPSETTPLPKEENASDGQKKDIFKSLKPLPSPKIFRRDPLKFKGLNPRRISCDEEILTRDATDAEKSELKKSRSQSSSTLLRDDSREGLQKVMGSNTSINTLGEGKGEGKTLDFLKKQTQRLKGLLGPKDKERKSSGDDKGMSTVREITEDISKKLSSSARDKESTTAEQTTANHKTSTGISGPSRYQAPGSSVLFSSNLRDDTKVILEQISANSQKNRLEREETGGDKESDDGEKGLEGQNAIKKNRFLRPSGNVQEREGLLKRMESLRKEKKVYSRFEMGNNLG
- the fam83hb gene encoding protein FAM83H isoform X1, with protein sequence MAHRSQSSSIGDNPLDPNYLPPHYREEYRLAIDALIENDIQGYHEFLQSADVVGFLAQSEIEFIKSTIQTPNQTSSVPELTFHEGCQDADGSSDTYWPMQSDLAAPGLDLGWPLPQQSFMGPTEVTTLVNPSDPDMPTIKQQARRLIKNARQVIAVVMDKFTDVDLFADLLDAAARHVPVYILLDEQEVHHFVSMVFNCKVNLDQHPMLRVRTVAGITYYSRTGKSFKGQVKDRFLLADCKAVLSGNYSFMWSYEKIHRCIAHLFLGELVATFDEEFRILFAQSEPLVIDPSDGALALFDSSSYLGGQFGLKRTQSLRNPTGYRRQPEIPSAFPYGDSDRNLALPFRRNDPFRHTVEPGAGITIGKYSQQQFRLQQSFLEQGRSIVSRQMEISTSGFKRHSYAEGTQENYSSSRQYMKHRVMNNLDETDFHREQTQTSHYYNEGPGPGSGKGHYDRLRGRPPQLSIDQYSDSSFRSDREPPPGNYNREYFSSEDLRGPEGCQAPPLAGRYGGDSTNRRPTIGQAYACQSSPTQPHPPEKKPFAKQPDQENAEDADAKQGMRSWRIHSYLSTYEDSGEESVTQPLGPDAFEDPLPSQQPTGTENSAPRFGIKEPPNVPPKPRPDILRPRFGKPVLPESNSRDSAPTTTTKDLLPSVSDLKPFVLEKRGREAEKEWEREPERGAAREVGVDVEVKETPDLFLSKHESFRTRVNPLLQRNSRLRSSLIFTSSKAEMHSGSLGLKPATEEDEELNSVRTSSIVAQILEKRRSLSREPFEWRKKAEERDKEKEREKGKEKEEKGRQQEETEIRLKDEIKAKEEPQKTNEEVKTTPTFEKSDVTTLLSMNMNDPANRLQYFKDLAAKRKASKMETESSLKAPEPAEKKPDLSDKPPQKPAMTPNIPTVSSAEPEPKKIDISAKLAELTRRSSFSSSKPPILKPSASYLKPSETTPLPKEENASDGQKKDIFKSLKPLPSPKIFRRDPLKFKGLNPRRISCDEEILTRDATDAEKSELKKSRSQSSSTLLRDDSREGLQKVMGSNTSINTLGEGKGEGKTLDFLKKQTQRLKGLLGPKDKERKSSGDDKGMSTVREITEDISKKLSSSARDKESTTAEQTTANHKTSTGISGPSRYQAPGSSVLFSSNLRDDTKVILEQISANSQKNRLEREETGGDKESDDGEKGLEGQNAIKKNRFLRPSGNVQEREGLLKRMESLRKEKKVYSRFEVVYHCKDDTCSVDGKEI